From the Saccharomycodes ludwigii strain NBRC 1722 chromosome I, whole genome shotgun sequence genome, one window contains:
- a CDS encoding serine hydrolase domain-containing protein: MPTLLFQNDTQNRLDSILYKYTHDSDSSKNIPGIVAGIANDKSILYLGSSGVRNINAKPTSKSEIDDNKCTTDTLFLLFSTTKAFTITALFQLIERGKCKLDDELVKYLPELKLKKVIKSIDSTTGAMELEDVIKQPTIKNLVTHTAGFAYAFFNEKYKSIQDNTGRGNILGAKYEEFDVPYANQPGSKWEYGSNIDFLGEIVSRVSGVDLEEYLKENIFKPLGMNSTKFTRDESDNEKLSWLHIRDNNNNTGFATDLNFTPLKPEFKCGGHGCFGTVEDYLKFLQMFLNKGVSPITGETILKESTINENAFKNQLNNLGEGDIKVISLPGVQPIISNDVNFYPNVLKTWSDFFMINEEELETGRSAGSCMWTGLANLFYFIDYKKKLVGYWAESVFPFFDHASVNGFAEFETEAFKSFT, translated from the coding sequence ATGCCTACTttactttttcaaaatgacACTCAAAATAGACTAGATTCTATTTTATACAAGTATACACATGACTCTGATTCATCTAAAAATATTCCTGGGATAGTAGCAGGTATTGCCAATGataaatcaattttatatttgggGTCAAGTGGTGTTAGAAACATCAACGCAAAACCAACTTCTAAAAGTGAAATTGACGATAACAAGTGTACCACAGACACTctattcttattattttctacCACCAAAGCCTTCACAATTACTGCTTTATTTCAATTAATCGAACGTGGCAAGTGTAAATTAGATGACGAACTTGTCAAATATTTGCCAGAATTgaagttgaaaaaagtCATTAAATCTATTGATTCAACTACTGGTGCAATGGAATTAGAAGATGTTATTAAACAACCaaccattaaaaatttagtCACTCATACTGCTGGTTTTGCTTATGCCTTtttcaatgaaaaatacaaaagCATTCAAGATAATACAGGCAGAGGAAACATTTTGGGTGCTAAATATGAAGAATTTGATGTTCCCTACGCCAATCAGCCGGGGTCTAAGTGGGAATACGGCTCAAATATTGACTTTCTTGGAGAAATCGTCTCTAGAGTCAGTGGGGTTGATTTAgaagaatatttaaaagaaaatattttcaagcCACTAGGGATGAATTCTACCAAATTTACTAGAGATGAAAGTGACAATGAAAAGCTATCGTGGTTACACATTAGggataacaataacaacactgGTTTTGCAACAGATTTAAATTTCACTCCATTGAAACCTGAGTTTAAGTGTGGTGGCCATGGTTGCTTTGGTACAGTTGAAgattatttgaaatttttacaaatgtttttaaacaaagGTGTTTCTCCAATAACAGGCGAAACCATTTTAAAGGAAAGTACTATTAACGAAAATGCTTTTAAGAAccaattgaataatttgGGAGAGGGTGACATTAAAGTTATTAGTTTACCAGGGGTTCAACCAATTATTTCTAATGACGTTAATTTTTATccaaatgttttaaaaacgTGGagtgatttttttatgattaaCGAAGAAGAATTGGAGACGGGCAGAAGTGCTGGTAGTTGTATGTGGACTGGATTAgctaatttattttattttattgattataaaaagaagTTGGTAGGATACTGGGCTGAATCTgttttccccttttttgACCATGCCAGTGTTAATGGATTCGCTGAATTTGAAACGGAAGCGTTTAAGAGTTTTACTTGA
- the CTI6 gene encoding Cti6p (similar to Saccharomyces cerevisiae YPL181W | CTI6 | Cyc8-Tup1 Interacting protein), which produces MNEINDQQMENVDKLKQKTYEVEFRYTPPSKQSRRKNTSDVLTNNEFSPVKQTEPFKNIAALREEGEKQQQKSNHVSLGTENVEIFLQPNLMDTSKKSVYTDDFNKEYHTEQKEESVIIQNEGREIEEGKDENEEKKVVEEGEEGKEVEEEGERQKESTNNQTDGNSNISTKHNEEQNGTRTKQTQQQEPVTEEPPKKLHSKIEKNDDGQKENSTEEEQEIQENYNNQTKEDIQEEKIYHDHETKEVHREQKNDEEEEEEEEEEEEEEEGETRCVCGEFDPPDDSGLYIQCDNCSCWQHGVCVGFTNESEVPEKYWCEVCKPEFHSLFINARGLTQSHYSSDTPSPDSASFHQRKKNRNNNSSEELSSSSKRLTEKASTKISVSNGSHASNEYSKKLNVSSEETDTASVEADTKQSINANASIPTNLDAVHESETDAYNKRKLEPFGETKNVSMEDEHENDDTDSQLKMEDDYSGAKGSRKRKKRKTQTFTGNDSKKATSIKRIKSPRVKNSVRTRATSYARGEIQYQIMLEQAIRESKKEVDENGEETLDEEDVVDDEREDEEEEEEEHANLQHLNENDCSKAPPRYTKNSNDTSNKNKQPTVDESDTKESDDNDASKFIKPKLRAGKPIGRRKKGGRSVRSNTPTKKVASSPASSSNNKQKANNIELGTDKPIKPRIPSPRVSLAEMRRRANAILEFISRTQIELVTDRSQKDDLLKFVESSAFIERVNGIFSNYDSALSDMDSLTSKLLHWEEKYSN; this is translated from the coding sequence ATGAATGAAATAAATGACCAACAGATGGAAAACGTagataaattaaaacaaaaaacttATGAAGTTGAATTTCGATACACGCCGCCTTCAAAACAATCAAGACGGAAAAATACTTCTGATGTGTTAACGAATAATGAGTTTTCCCCAGTTAAACAAACTGaaccatttaaaaatattgcaGCTCTTAGagaagaaggagaaaagcaacaacaaaagtCTAATCATGTTTCACTTGGCACTGAAAAtgttgaaatttttttacaacCAAACTTAATGGATAcgtcaaaaaaaagtgtatATACTGACGACTTCAACAAAGAATATCATACAGAACAAAAGGAGGAATCTGTTATCATACAAAATGAAGGGAGGGAAATTGAAGAGGGAAAAGAcgaaaatgaagaaaagaaagtggtagaagaaggagaagaagGAAAGGAagtagaagaagaaggagaaaGACAAAAGGAATCCACAAATAACCAAACAGATGGCAATAGTAATATCAGTACAAAACACAATGAAGAACAAAATGGAACAAGAACAAAGCAAACGCAGCAACAAGAACCGGTGACAGAAGAGccaccaaaaaaattgcactcaaaaattgaaaagaatgACGATggacaaaaagaaaactctactgaagaagaacaagaaattcAAGAAAACTACAATAACCAAACAAAAGAAGATATTCAAGAGGAGAAAATATACCACGATCATGAAACAAAAGAGGTGCATCGAGagcaaaaaaatgatgaagaagaagaagaagaagaagaagaagaagaagaagaagaagaaggggAAACTAGATGTGTATGTGGAGAATTTGATCCACCAGATGATTCAGGATTATACATTCAGTGTGACAATTGTTCTTGTTGGCAGCATGGTGTTTGTGTTGGATTCACTAATGAAAGTGAAGTACCAGAGAAGTACTGGTGTGAAGTTTGCAAACCTGAATTTCATAGCCTATTTATTAACGCACGGGGGTTGACTCAAAGCCACTATAGTTCAGATACACCTTCCCCTGATTCTGCTTCTTTTCatcaaaggaaaaaaaacaggaaCAACAATTCTTCTGAAGaactttcttcttcttctaaaaGACTTACAGAAAAAGCTTCGACTAAAATTTCTGTTTCCAATGGGTCTCACGCATCAAAtgaatattcaaaaaagcTCAATGTAAGTTCTGAGGAAACAGATACTGCAAGCGTGGAAGCAGATACTAAACAGAGTATCAATGCTAATGCTTCCATCCCCACTAATCTTGATGCTGTTCATGAGTCTGAAACCGATGcttataataaaagaaaacttGAACCTTTTGGTGAAACTAAAAATGTTTCTATGGAGGATGAAcatgaaaatgatgatacAGATTCTCAACTTAAAATGGAAGATGATTATAGTGGCGCGAAGGGTtctagaaaaagaaagaaaaggaaaacacAGACTTTTACCGGTAATGATTCAAAAAAGGCTACATctattaaaagaataaaatctCCTCGTGTTAAAAACTCCGTTAGAACGAGAGCCACTTCATATGCAAGGGGAGAAATACAATATCAAATCATGTTGGAACAAGCTATTAGGGAAAGTAAAAAAGAGGTTGATGAAAATGGTGAGGAAACATTGGATGAAGAAGACGTTGTTGATGATGAGAGAGAAGACGAGGAGGAAGAGGAGGAAGAGCACGCCAATCTTCAACATTTGAATGAAAACGACTGTTCTAAAGCTCCTCCAAGATACACCAAAAATTCTAATGATACtagtaacaaaaataaacaaccTACTGTGGACGAAAGTGACACCAAAGAAtctgatgataatgatgcctcaaaatttattaagCCAAAATTACGTGCAGGTAAACCTATAGGCAGAAGGAAGAAAGGTGGTAGAAGTGTTAGAAGTAACACACCGACAAAAAAGGTAGCCTCTTCCCCCGCTTCCTCCAGTAATAATAAGCAGAAAGCCAATAATATTGAACTTGGCACAGATAAGCCTATCAAACCTAGAATACCCTCGCCAAGAGTATCTTTAGCAGAAATGAGAAGAAGAGCTAATGCAATTTTAGAATTCATAAGTAGAACACAGATAGAGCTTGTAACAGATAGGTCGCAAAAAGATGACCTATTGAAATTCGTCGAGAGCTCTGCATTCATTGAAAGGGTAAATGGTATATTCAGTAATTATGATTCAGCTCTATCAGATATGGATTCATTAACAAGCAAATTGTTACATTGGGAAGAAAAATACTCGAATTGA
- the VPS45 gene encoding Vps45p (similar to Saccharomyces cerevisiae YGL095C | VPS45 | Vacuolar Protein Sorting), with the protein MDLFQVADYYVNKIVNTDSKKISDHAISNNQPHIKVLLLDEDTVETISMCTTQSTLLENQIYLVDKLENQTNRDFMRQLRCLCYVKPTEGTVDYLCEELHNPKYGEYQLFFNNTVSKQQLERLASSDDLEVVTLVQELFQDYLIVNADLFSLDISSEKMFTENNVWNFNILQDVTNSLISLLLSLKIKPIVYYQNTSNNNRILKLAQNVSSEINKYDKKLFDFPTQDSAPILLILDRSIDPLTPLLQPWTYQSMIHEYIGIRRNVVNLADKVADLSDKELSKVVLSSKQDLFFKESMYLNFGDLGDKVKNYLTDYKEKTKSNKNIQTINDIKEFIAKFPEFKKLSSNVAKHMTIVGELDTQLKKNQIWSISELEQNVSVHSDENEDYQTILGLFKDPQIANFYKLKLALIYCLRFEDKIQDVTNSLSGILPPDDINFIYRFIKYFKKNNSGGTLGGESNKNDDLLSGLAKKFNHTLHTKQADNVYMQHDPELLNILVELSQNKPLDPSKFSKVGGNPSSSSTNILPQDIVIFIVGGVTLEEARIIHEFNNSAKNANMRVILGGTIIHNTKSFIKECKHMLSPNNPSTQLTDLL; encoded by the coding sequence ATGGATTTATTTCAAGTTGCAGATTATTACGTcaataaaattgtaaatACCGACTCAAAGAAAATATCGGATCACGCTATAAGTAACAATCAACCTCAtataaaagttttgttACTTGATGAAGACACAGTGGAAACTATATCGATGTGTACTACACAATCAACTTTGTTagaaaatcaaatatatcTAGTGGATAAGTTGGAAAATCAAACGAACAGAGATTTTATGAGACAATTGAGATGTTTATGCTACGTTAAACCAACAGAAGGAACTGTAGATTATTTATGTGAAGAACTACATAATCCAAAATATGGGGAatatcaactttttttcaacaacacTGTTAGCAAACAACAATTGGAAAGATTAGCATCTAGTGATGATTTAGAAGTTGTCACTCTTGTTCAAGAACTTTTTCAAGATTATTTGATTGTAAATGCAGACTTGTTTTCTTTGGATATTTCAAGTGAAAAGATGTTTACCGAAAATAATGTTTGgaatttcaatattttgcAAGACGTCACAAATAGTCTCATATCTTTGCTGTTATCATTGAAGATCAAACCAATTgtatattatcaaaatactagcaacaacaacagaatattaaaattggcCCAAAACGTCAGTTCGGAGATTAATAAGTATGATAAGAAATTGTTTGATTTCCCAACTCAGGATTCTGCccctattttattaatattggaCAGATCTATTGATCCATTAACTCCGTTATTACAACCTTGGACTTATCAATCCATGATTCATGAATATATTGGGATCAGAAGAAATGTTGTTAATTTAGCTGATAAAGTGGCCGACTTAAGCGATAAAGAGCTGAGCAAAGTTGTTTTGAGTAGTAAAcaagatttatttttcaaagaaaGTATGTATCTGAATTTTGGGGATTTGGGTGATAAAGTTAAGAACTATTTAACAGATTATAAGGAAAAAACGAAaagcaacaaaaacataCAAACGATCAACGATATCAAGGAGTTTATAGCTAAATTCCctgaatttaaaaaactatCATCCAATGTGGCAAAGCATATGACTATTGTAGGAGAATTGGATAcccaattaaaaaaaaaccaaatatGGTCAATCAGTGAACTAGAACAAAATGTTTCTGTTCATTctgatgaaaatgaagattACCAAACAATTTTAGGCTTGTTTAAAGACCCGCAGATTGccaatttttataaattaaaattggcgctgatttattgtttaaGATTTGAAGATAAGATACAAGATGTTACCAATTCATTGAGTGGTATATTGCCTCCAGATGATATAAATTTCATATacagatttattaaatactttaaaaaaaataacagcGGCGGCACCCTTGGTGGCGAgtctaataaaaatgatgatttaCTTTCTGGTTTGGCTAAAAAGTTCAACCATACATTACATACAAAACAGGCAGATAATGTTTACATGCAACACGATCCAGaactattaaatattttagtaGAACTTTCTCAAAACAAACCATTAGATCCCtctaaattttcaaaagtaGGGGGAAATCCCAGCAGTTCTTCCACTAATATTTTGCCTCAAGATATCGTTATCTTTATAGTTGGGGGTGTTACTTTGGAAGAAGCTAGAATTATTCATGAATTTAACAATAGTGCAAAAAATGCAAATATGAGGGTCATTTTGGGCGGTACGATAATACATAATACGAAAAGCTTTATAAAGGAGTGTAAACACATGTTAAGTCCCAATAACCCTAGCACTCAGCTAACTGATTTGTTATAA
- the MF(ALPHA)1 gene encoding Mf(Alpha)1p (similar to Saccharomyces cerevisiae YPL187W | MF(ALPHA)1 | Mating Factor ALPHA (paralog of YGL089C | MF(ALPHA)2)) yields the protein MRFCTFLSATLYAVSSIAFAAPINETGTKDTDLMIPQEAVLGILDLSEDKDIGLVPISNGTFSGILFVNTTIAEIASKETSSVTRKRSAIADAWQWLTFQWGEPMYKKRDAEAEAWQWLSFQWGEPMYKKREAEAEADAWQWLTFQWGEPMY from the coding sequence atgagATTCTGTACCTTTTTATCTGCTACCTTATACGCTGTTTCATCCATTGCTTTTGCCGCTCCAATCAATGAAACTGGTACCAAAGATACAGATCTGATGATCCCACAAGAAGCTGTCCTGGGTATTTTGGATTTATCCGAGGATAAAGATATTGGATTGGTTCCAATTTCCAATGGTACTTTTAGCGGTATCTTATTTGTGAACACTACTATTGCTGAAATTGCTAGTAAAGAAACCAGTTCTGTAACTAGAAAAAGAAGTGCTATAGCCGATGCTTGGCAATGGTTAACTTTCCAATGGGGAGAACCAATGTACAAGAAGAGAGATGCTGAAGCTGAAGCTTGGCAATGGTTAAGTTTCCAGTGGGGGGAGCCAATGTACAAGAAGAGAGAAGCTGAAGCTGAAGCTGATGCTTGGCAATGGTTGACTTTCCAATGGGGGGAACCAATGTATTAA